GAGCGCTATCGTGATTATTTGCCATTAACGGAAGAGCAAAAAGAAGCGATGAGCGAAAAGCAGATAGAGCTTTGGGAAGAAAAGGCAAAAAGCGGATTATTAAGACGTGATTCGATTTTGTCTAGTGCGTTGTCCGAGCTGCGATACGATGCTTATCAACCTGTTACAAATGATAAGATTAGTTCAAAATATAATCAGCTAGCAAGTATTGGCATTACGACATCACCAAACTATTTAGATGGTGGGAAATTAATTATTGATGAAGCCAAATTAAAAGCGGCCATTGAAGAAGATCCAGAGGCCGTTGAAGCGCTATTTAATAGTAGTGGCACGGATGAGAGTGAAAAGGGCATTGTGCAGCGGATGTACGACACGATAACGAACGCCATGGATAAAATCAATGAAAAAGCAGGGAAGTCTACTTCTGTGCTAAACACGTACACAATAGGGAAAAATTTAGAGGATTTAGAGGATCGCATCGATGCATTTGAAAGACGTTTAGTTGACATTGAAAATCGCTACTGGCGCCAGTTTACCGCAATGGAAACGGCGATCCAGCGCATGAATGAGCAATCGATGTATTTAATGCAGCAATTTGGCATGGGATATTAATCCATTTGTAATGGAAAAATTGGTATAATATTGTAGGATCTAGTGCAAATGATAAGGAGTGGCGTTATGGCAATGAATAATCCATATCAAGCTTACCAAGAAAATAGTATTCAGACTGCTTCACCAGGTGAGTTGACGTTAATGCTGTATAATGGCTGTCTTAAGTTTATTAAGTTAGCGAAAAAAGCTATAGAAGAAAATGATGTGGAACAAAAAAATATCAATCTCCAAAAAGCACAAAAAATTATTCAAGAGCTTATGGTTACCTTAAATACAGATATAGACGTTGCGAAAAGTATGATGGCTATGTATGAATATATGAATCGCCGTTTAATTGAAGCAAATATTAAAAATGATGTGGGCATTTTAGATGAAGTAGAAGACTATGTCGTACAATTCCGTGATACTTGGAAAGAGGTTATACAACTTAACCGTAAACAACAGCATCCACAAGGCGGGCAAGCATAATGGATTTGTTAGATAAGGTCATAGCTATTACCGAAGAACTATTAATGGCAACGAACAGCATGAATAAAAAAGAACGTGATGACAAAATTAAACAAATCGATGAGCTCTTAATAGAACGTGAACGCTTGATCAAACAGTTAAAACCTCCGTATTCTGATGCGGAAAAAGAAAAAGGCCGACATTTAATGGAGCTCAATCAAAAGCTAGAGATGAAGCTTGAACAAATCCAAAGGGAAATTAAACAAGATTTGCTGCATCTTAAATCGACTAAAAGCTCAACGAACAAGTATACAAATCCTTATCAAGTTGATACGATAGATGGTATGTTCTATGATAAACGGAAATAGGTGAAATCAGTGTGGACGATCTCATCTGAACAATTGGATTTTTTACGGCGATTTTATTATTTGCTTGATACGATTGAAGAAGGGTTTTCATATATTCTTTCTAGTTTTGATCATATTCAATATGTCGAACGAGACCAAGTGATGATAGATATCATTGTCGCTATGAAGGAAATTGATTCAACACGTCATCTGTTTGATTCGCTTTTTCCAAAAGATTTTTCCATAACAGAAGAAATGGGCATGCTTGATGAAATGATGGAGAAGCTCGATTTCATCTCCTTTCAACCAGTACATTTAGAGCCATTCATAAAACAAGAATTATACCCAACCTATGTCAAATGGAAAGACCTTTTGCAAAAAAAGCTAAAAAAATATGTAACGCATTAGCAAATGATTGGAGCTTGTGAATAGTATGAAAGGGATCGGGAAAAACCGGTCCTTTCAGTTTGGAGAAAAATTATATAAAAGAAGTTTTTCAGACAATGGAGTGTATATTTGAGACATCCTTCTAATTTTTCGTATATAAAATCACAAGTGTTGATTATCCATTATTTTACTTAAACATACAGAATCGTATGGCTGAACACAAGCTTTTCTGCCACATCCCTCGAACAAGAACGCCAGCGGGCAAATTCATTTGGCCGCAGATGTTCTTGTTCGAGAAGGGCATGCGTATAGCATGCCCAGTCGGCAAGCGATTCGCATGCCGACTCCGGCAGAAAAGCTAGAAATAGAGCCATCTCAACTGGTTATTATTGGTTAATCAACACGCCTGATATAAAATAGAGAATATAGGCAAAATTCTACATGAATTGACAAATTCACAAAATTTTCACGAAAGATTTTCGGAATAAGCAGGAATTTGTGGGGGATTTCAAGTATTATATTTACATATCCTTAATAAAAGGAGGAGTTCCTAAATGAGAAACAACGTCAGAGGAGAAAACATTGAAGTAACTCCGGCACTCCGAGAGTATGTTGAGAAAAAATTATCTAAGCTAGAGCGTTATTTTGATAATGAAGTAGACGCAACAGCACACGTTAATTTAAAGTATTATAATGATCAAGAATCTAAAATTGAAGTGACGATTCCAATGCCGTACCTAGTATTGCGGGCGGAGGAACATCATGAAGATATGTATGCGGCGATTGATCTCGTAACCGATAAACTAGAACGTCAAATCCGCAAGCACAAAACGAAAGTAAACCGCAAATTGCGTGAACAGCAGGTTGATACGAAATATTTGATCCATTCTGGAAATGGAGAGGCTGATCTCCAAAAAGAGGAAGATGATGAGCTTGAAGTTGTCAGAACGAAACGCTTTAATTTAAAGCCAATGGATAGTGAAGAAGCGATTTTACAAATGAATATGCTTGGGCATAACTTCTTCGTTTTTACAAATGCTGAAACAAATAGAACAAATGTTGTTTATCGCCGCAAAGACGGAAAATATGGCTTAATCGAACCAAATGAATAATCTCACTGAACAGGTGCAGCGTATGCTGCACCTGTTTTCATTTTGAAGTATCAAGCTAAAAAAATATATGTAAAATATTTCAATTTACATCATATGCCTGAAATTTTGTTTATAATGAAAGAAAAAATAATATTTTTTGGATGCCCATCCATTGTCCATAGTGAAAGTTGTTTGTGGCACAAAGCAGTGATACAATTTAATTTATGAAGATAATATTCATTTTAATCTAGAGGAGCGTTTAACATGCTTGGTATTTTCAATAAAGTGTTTGATTTCAATAAACGGACCTTGAACCGCTATGAAAAAATGGCTGATCAAATAAATGCGCTTGGACCTGAAATGGAAAAGCTTTCAGACCAAGAGCTTAAAGGAAAAACAACAGAGTTTGTTGAGCGTTTAGAAAAAGGGGAAACGCTTGACGACCTTTTAATTGAGTCTTATGCCGTTGTAAGGGAAGCGGCACGCCGTGTACTTGGACTTTATCCATATAAAGTGCAGCTTATGGGGGCCATTGCCCTCCATGAGGGAAATATTGCCGAGATGAAAACAGGGGAAGGAAAAACGTTAACATCAACAATGCCTGTTTATTTAAACGCCTTAACAGGGAAAGGCGTCCATGTTGTAACGGTTAATGAATATTTAGCAACGCGTGACGCGACAGAAATGGGAAAGGTGTTTGAGTTTCTCGGCTTAACCGTTGGCTTGAATTTAAATGGACTTTCAAAAGAAGAAAAACGAAAAGCCTATGCGGCTGACATTACGTACTCGACTAATAATGAGCTTGGATTTGACTATTTGCGCGACAATATGGTTCTTTACAAAGAAGATAAGGTTCAGCGCCCTCTTCATTTTGCGGTCATTGACGAGGTTGACTCGATTTTAATTGATGAGGCAAGAACACCTTTGATTATTTCTGGACAAGCGGCGAAATCGACGAAGCTATACTTGCAAGCAAACGTCTTCGTTCGGACGCTGAAAAAAGATGTTGATTATACATTTGATGAAAAAACGAAAGCCGTTCAGCTAACAGAAGAAGGGATGACAAAAGCGGAACGCGCCTTTAATATTGAGAACTTATTTGATCTTAAAAATGTAACGATTAATCACCATATTAGCAATGCCTTAAAAGCTCATGCTGTTATGAAACGTGATGTCGACTATGTTGTAGAAGATGGGCAAGTCGTCATCGTTGACCAATTTACAGGGCGTTTGATGAAAGGACGCCGCTACAGCGATGGGCTGCATCAAGCGATTGAAGCAAAAGAAGGTCTGGAAATCCAAAATGAAAGCATGACGTTAGCGACGATCACGTTCCAAAACTATTTCCGTATGTATGAAAAGCTTGCTGGGATGACTGGTACAGCAAAAACAGAAGAGGAAGAATTTCGCAATATTTACAATATGCAAGTTGTCGTCATTCCAACGAATAAGCCGGTCATTCGTGATGATCGTCCAGATTTGATCTATCGTACGATGGAAGGCAAGTTTCGGGCAGTTGTAAAGGATATTGAACAGCGTCATATGATCGGACAGCCTGTTCTTGTCGGTACTGTTGCGGTTGAAACGTCTGAATATATTTCAAGTCTATTAAAGAAAAAAGGAATTCCGCACAATGTATTAAATGCGAAAAACCATGCAAAAGAAGCGGAAATTATTGAACAAGCCGGTCAAAAAGGGGCTGTCACGATTGCCACAAATATGGCTGGACGCGGTACGGATATTAAGCTTGGGGAAGGGGTTAAAGAGCTTGGCGGACTTGCGGTAATCGGAACGGAGCGCCATGAATCACGCCGAATTGATAATCAGCTTCGCGGTCGTTCTGGCCGTCAAGGGGACCCAGGTGTTACCCAATTTTATCTTTCTATGGAAGATGAATTGATGCGCCGCTTCGGTTCTGAAAGTATGATGAATATGATGGACCGTCTTGGCATGGATGATTCCCAGCCGATTCAAAGTAAAATGGTTTCAAGAGCAGTGGAATCAGCTCAAAAACGGGTTGAAGGAAATAACTTCGATGCCCGTAAACAGCTTCTTCAATACGATGAAGTTTTACGCGAACAGCGTGAAGTGATTTATAAACAGCGCGACGAAGTGCTTGAATCGGAAAATTTACGTGCAAAAGTAGAAGAGATGATGAAGGAAACGATTGATCGAGTTGTCGCTTCCTTTACGCCGGAAGAAGAATTGCCGGAGGATTGGAATTTAGACGGTTTAGTTGATTGGGTAAAAGCGAATATTTTAGATGAACATACGACATTTGACGCTTCTGAATTAAAAGGAAAAGAATCCGATGAGATTGCCGAAATCATTTGGGAGAAAGCAAAAGCGCGTTATGATGAAAAAGAAGAAGCGTTTGGCGAAGAAAAAATGCGGGAATTTGAACGTGTTATCGTCTTGCGCGCAGTTGACACGAAATGGATGGATCATATTGATGCGATGGATCAGCTGCGACAAGGAATTCATCTTCGTGCCTATGGCCAAAATGATCCGCTTCGTGAGTATCAAATGGAAGGTTATGCGATGTTTGAAAATATGGTTGCATCCATCCAGGAAGATGTGACAAAATTCATCATGAAAGCCGAAATTCAACATAATCTCAAACGTCAGGAGGTTGCCAAAGGAGAAGCGGTTCAGCCAAAAGAAGGTGATGCTCCAGCGAAAAAGAAACCCGTCCGTAAAAAAGTGAATGTAGGACGAAATGATCCTTGTCCATGTGGCAGCGGAAAAAAATATAAGCATTGCTGCGGGCGATAAATAGAACGCTTGAGAGGTAGATCGATCTGCCTCTTTCTTTAAGAATTTTTTAATTAAATAAATGTCAGCAATGAGGTGAAGGAAATGGAATTAGTAGAAATTCGAACAGAACTTGAGAAAATGGCTAAGCGATTAGCGGATTTTAGGGGGTCTCTTTGACTTAGAATCGAAACAAGCTCGTATTCAAGAGCTGGAAGAGAAAATGGCAGCAGCCGACTTTTGGGATGATCAACAAGCTGCTCAGACGGTTATTAATGAAGCAAATGGCTTAAAGGATCTTGTCCACCAATTTAATCATTTAAATGAAACATATGAAAATCTACAAGTTACTTATGAGTTAATTAAAGAAGAACCAGATGAGGATCTGCAAAAGGAACTAGAGAGCGAACTGAAAACTTTAACAAAAGAGCTTAATGAATTTGAGCTTGAGCTTCTATTAAGTGAACCGTATGATAAAAATAATGCGATATTAGAGCTCCATCCAGGAGCAGGTGGAACCGAGTCTCAGGACTGGGGCTCCATGCTCTTAAGAATGTACACAAGATGGGCAGAGAAAAAAGGATTTAAAGTAGAAACATTGGATTATCTTCCAGGTGAGGAAGCGGGAATTAAAAGCGTTACCTTATTAATTAAAGGACACAATGCCTACGGCTATTTAAAGGCAGAAAAAGGTGTGCATCGCCTTGTCCGCATTTCTCCGTTTGATGCTTCAGGCCGAAGACATACGTCCTTTGTGTCATGTGAAGTCATGCCAGAGTTTAACGAGGAAATCGACATTGATATTCGTAATGAAGATCTTAAAATAGACACTTATCGTTCCAGCGGTGCAGGTGGTCAGCATGTTAATACAACCGATTCAGCTGTTCGAATCACTCATTTGCCTACAGGTATTGTCGTGACATGTCAAACGGAGCGATCCCAAATTAAAAACCGTGAACGGGCCATGAAAATGTTAAAAGCAAAGCTTTATCAGAAAAAAATTGAGGAACAGGAACAAGAGCTCGCCGAAATTCGTGGAGAGCAGAAGGAAATTGGCTGGGGAAGCCAAATTCGTTCTTACGTTTTTCACCCTTATTCATTAGTAAAAGATCATCGCACTAATGTCGAAATCGGAAATGTTCAAGCCGTTATGGACGGGGAAATTGACCCATTTATCGATGCTTACTTACGCTCACAATTAAAGTAGCATGATGAAAAGGCCTCTTTGTGCAAAAATCATAAAACAGCTTTTTCTTTTCGTTTTATTTGCTTGCAACATTTGAATGAGCCATTGCCATGAGGAAATCGGACACTTTTCTGCTTCACAGCTCAAATTATCAACAGCAATAAAGTTTACTGAAAGCAGCTTTTTTAGTCTATAGCAAAAGGAAGAAGATTGTTGAAAACCAGGCGTGTTGATTAACCAATAATAACCAGATGAGATGGCTCTATTTCTAGCTTTTCTGCTGGAGTCGGCAAGAGAATCTCTTGCCGACTGGGCATGCTATACGCATGCCCTTCTCGAACAAGAACATCAGCGGCCAAATGAATTTGCCCGCTGGCGTTCTTGTTCGAGGGATGTAGCAGAAAAGCTTGTGTTCAGCCATACGATTCTGTATGTTTAAGTAAAATAATGGATAATCAACAGTTGTGGTTGAAAACAGAAATTTTTATCAATAGGAATATAGAAGAATCGCCTATAAAAGCTGTGGTATAAAATAATTGAATCTATTTTTTATCATTTTGAAAAATATAGAAATGTTTTGCTCGTTAAAATGATATGGAATTTATTAAATAACGAATGACTAATAGTGAAGGGTGAAGGACATGTGTGGATTTGTTGGAGCTATTTACAAGGAGCCGAAAAGCCCAACGGAAACTGAACGCCAGCAGCTTAAGGAAATGAATGATATCATCAAGCATCGCGGTCCAGATGATGAAGGGTATTATGAGGATGAATATGTACGTTTTGGTTTCCGGCGTTTAAGTATTATCGATTTAGAAAGCGGGCATCAACCTCTTTCCTTTGCTGATGAACGCTTTTGGATTATTTTTAATGGAGAAATTTATAATTATTTAGAGTTAAGAGAGGAATTAATAGAGAAGGGATTATCTTTTACGACTGAATCAGATACTGAGGTTATTTTAGGTGCCTTCCATATTTATGGCTATGATGCCGTAACGAAGCTCCGTGGCATGTTTGCTTTTCTAATTTGGGATAAGCAGGAAAAAATTTTATATGGTGCACGGGACCCGTTCGGTATTAAGCCGCTTTATTATTATGAAGATGAAGAACAGCTAATTTTTGCATCAGAGAGAAAAAGCATTGCTTTAGTACAAGATGATGAATCGTTAGATGATGAAGCACTGCAACATTATTTAACTTTTCAATTTGTTCCTGAACCAAGCACAATGATGATGAAGGTGCAAAAAGCTCCTCCAGGTCATTATTTTATCGTAAAGCCAGGTGAACGAATAACGTTCCATCGTTATTGGAAAGTATCGTTTCAGCCTTTACAAAAAAGTGAAGAGGAGTTTATAAAAGACATTCAAGATGTATTAGTTGATTCTGTTAAAGCCCATATGCGCAGTGATGTTCCTGTCGGAGCGTTTTTGTCAGGAGGGATTGATTCTTCTTTTATCGCAGCATTAGCTAAACAGATCAATCCTAATTTAAAAACTTTTTCAGTTGGCTTTGAACATGAAGGTTATAGTGAAATTCATGTTGCAAAAGAAACAGCAGACATTTTAAATGTTGAAAATATAAGCTATGTTATTACACCTGAAGAATATATAAATGAATTACCAAAAATTATTTGGCATCTAGATGATCCATTAGCTGATCCAGCTGCTGTTCCGCTTTATTTTGTTGCCCGTGAAGCCCGTAAGCATGTAACGGTTGTTTTATCAGGAGAAGGAGCGGATGAACTTTTTGGTGGGTATAACATTTATCGTGAGCCTTATTCTTTAAGTATATTTCAATCGTTGCCGAAAAAAGTAAAGGAAACGATTAAAAAGCTTGCCCACGCTTTACCAGATGGGATGAAAGGGAAAAGCTTTTTGCTTAGAGGCTGTACTCCGCTTGAGGAGCGTTACATCGGAAATGCGAAAATGTTTGAACAGGAGGAAAAAGCACAATTTCTCCGACATTTTGACGTAGAAAAAGATTATCTGCACATTACAAAGCCTTTTTATGAAGAAGCGAAGGAATATGATGCGGTGACAAAAATGCAATACATTGATATTCATACTTGGTTGAGAGGCGACATTTTGTTAAAAGCAGACAAAATGACGATGGCTAATTCGCTTGAATTACGTGTTCCTTTTTTAGATCAAAAGGTGTTCGAAGTGGCCATGAAAATCCCTGCGCATTATAAAATTGCTGAGCAAACGACGAAATCTATTTTACGGAAAGCAGCAAAAGGGATCGTACCAGATCACGTATTAAATCGAAAAAAATTAGGTTTTCCAGTTCCGATACGACATTGGCTGAAACACGAGCTGTATGATTGGGCAAAAGAATTGATTCATGAAAGTGAAACCGATTACCTTTTCCATAAACATTACTTATACAAGATGTTAGACGAACATTATCAAAATAAAATGGATCATAGCCGTAAAATTTGGACTGTACTCATCTTTATGTTATGGCATCAAATATTTATCGAAAATAAATATTCGTTTGCTCTGCAAAAGGGAAAGAGTAAAGTGGTGGATCTCATAAACTTATAGGCAAGCCATATGATGTTTTTGCATGAACCTATTAAAATGGTGAATAGAAAATATTTACTTTAATGGATTTGATTATATAAAATAAAATCAACTATTAAATCCGAAACTAAAAAAAATTAACCATTCTGTGGTTACATGATGAGGTTTTTTGCAATTCACAAAATTGAAACAAATTGCTAAAACGATTAAACCGACAGCGTTTGTCGTGGTGATCGATGCTCTTGAAATATTGGGGAAGGATTTAATCCAACTTAAATTAGGTTATAATATCGTTGTATTCCATTTTTTTAGGAGGAATGTAAGATGAAGTTGAAATGGATGGCATTATTTTTAGGAACTTCTCTTTTGTTAGCAGCTTGTGGCGGTGGTGGAGATGATAGCAATGGGACAAAAGAGAAAACAGAGGAAGCTCCAACCGAAACCTCTTCAGCAGAAGACATATTTCGACAAAGCTGTGCAAGCTGCCACGGCCAAAACCTTGAAGGTGGGGCTGGTCCAAGCTTAGAAAAAGTCGGTGGAAAATATAGTAAAGAAGAAATTCAAGACATTATTATTAATGGAAGAGGCGCTATGCCAAATGGGCTTTTAACTGAAGATAAGGCAGCAGTAGTAGCAGAGTGGCTTGCTGAGAAAAAATAACAGGAAAGAATAATTCCCAATATATTTTGGACGAGAGAATCATGACGGTTTCTCGTCTTTTTTTACGCAATTGAAATAAAAATGTAATATGAAAAAGTCTATTTTTGACGAAAAATGATGGTATAATTGTTTTTGTAAAAATGAGTGACACATGTTCATTAATTAAGACGAATAAAAAGGGATGAAGTTTCATATTTTTAGTCTTTTTTTAAGGCGGTTGCTTTACTATAGCTATTTTGACTGTTATAGGCAAGCGACATTTGATTCCGCAACCAACTTTTTTGAAATTTTATTGAGCATGAAACAAAAAAACTTCAGGTGATTACATGATTGAAATGAAAGATGTTTATAAAACGTATCCAAATGGCGTTTTAGCGATTAATGGCATAAGTGTAAAGATAAACCAAGGTGAATTTGTTTACATTGTTGGTCCAAGTGGATCTGGAAAATCAACGTTTATTAAAATGATGTACAGAGAAGAAAAACCAACAAAAGGCAGCATTGTCATAAACGGTGTGTCACTAGAAAATTTAAAAGAACAAGAAGTACCTTTTTTGCGAAGAAAAATAGGTGTTGTATTCCAAGATTTTAAATTATTGCCTAAATTAACTGTTTATGAGAATGTTGCTTTTGCTTTAGAAGTGATTGGCGAACCACCGAGAAATATTAAAAAGCGAGTATTAGATGTTCTTGATCTCGTTCAACTAAAACATAAAGCTCGCTTTTTTCCAGATGAGTTATCCGGTGGTGAACAGCAGCGCGTTTCCATCGCTCGTTCTATTGTTAATAATCCATCTGTCGTCATTGCAGATGAGCCAACTGGGAACCTAGATCCTGAAACTTCTTGGGGGATTATGAGATTACTGGAAGAAATTAATCAAAGGGGAACGACGATCTTGATGGCTACGCACAACAAAGAAATTGTCAACACGATTAGAAAACGAGTCATCGCCATTGAAGATGGGAAAATCGTGCGTGACGAGACAAGAGGGGAGTATGGACTTTATGATTAATACTCTTGGGCGTCATTTGCGCGAAAGCATTAAAAGCTTAGCGAGAAATACGTGGATGACATTTGCGTCCG
This sequence is a window from Bacillus alveayuensis. Protein-coding genes within it:
- a CDS encoding flagellar protein FliS (product_source=KO:K02422; cath_funfam=1.20.120.340; cog=COG1516; ko=KO:K02422; pfam=PF02561; superfamily=101116; tigrfam=TIGR00208): MAMNNPYQAYQENSIQTASPGELTLMLYNGCLKFIKLAKKAIEENDVEQKNINLQKAQKIIQELMVTLNTDIDVAKSMMAMYEYMNRRLIEANIKNDVGILDEVEDYVVQFRDTWKEVIQLNRKQQHPQGGQA
- a CDS encoding cytochrome c551 (product_source=KO:K12263; cath_funfam=1.10.760.10; cleavage_site_network=SignalP-noTM; cog=COG2010; ko=KO:K12263; pfam=PF13442; superfamily=46626); translated protein: MKLKWMALFLGTSLLLAACGGGGDDSNGTKEKTEEAPTETSSAEDIFRQSCASCHGQNLEGGAGPSLEKVGGKYSKEEIQDIIINGRGAMPNGLLTEDKAAVVAEWLAEKK
- a CDS encoding asparagine synthase (glutamine-hydrolyzing) (product_source=KO:K01953; cath_funfam=3.40.50.620,3.60.20.10; cog=COG0367; ko=KO:K01953; pfam=PF00733,PF13537; superfamily=52402,56235; tigrfam=TIGR01536), with translation MCGFVGAIYKEPKSPTETERQQLKEMNDIIKHRGPDDEGYYEDEYVRFGFRRLSIIDLESGHQPLSFADERFWIIFNGEIYNYLELREELIEKGLSFTTESDTEVILGAFHIYGYDAVTKLRGMFAFLIWDKQEKILYGARDPFGIKPLYYYEDEEQLIFASERKSIALVQDDESLDDEALQHYLTFQFVPEPSTMMMKVQKAPPGHYFIVKPGERITFHRYWKVSFQPLQKSEEEFIKDIQDVLVDSVKAHMRSDVPVGAFLSGGIDSSFIAALAKQINPNLKTFSVGFEHEGYSEIHVAKETADILNVENISYVITPEEYINELPKIIWHLDDPLADPAAVPLYFVAREARKHVTVVLSGEGADELFGGYNIYREPYSLSIFQSLPKKVKETIKKLAHALPDGMKGKSFLLRGCTPLEERYIGNAKMFEQEEKAQFLRHFDVEKDYLHITKPFYEEAKEYDAVTKMQYIDIHTWLRGDILLKADKMTMANSLELRVPFLDQKVFEVAMKIPAHYKIAEQTTKSILRKAAKGIVPDHVLNRKKLGFPVPIRHWLKHELYDWAKELIHESETDYLFHKHYLYKMLDEHYQNKMDHSRKIWTVLIFMLWHQIFIENKYSFALQKGKSKVVDLINL
- a CDS encoding peptide chain release factor 2 (product_source=KO:K02836; cath_funfam=1.20.58.410,3.30.160.20; cog=COG1186; ko=KO:K02836; pfam=PF00472,PF03462; smart=SM00937; superfamily=75620; tigrfam=TIGR00020), with protein sequence MAAADFWDDQQAAQTVINEANGLKDLVHQFNHLNETYENLQVTYELIKEEPDEDLQKELESELKTLTKELNEFELELLLSEPYDKNNAILELHPGAGGTESQDWGSMLLRMYTRWAEKKGFKVETLDYLPGEEAGIKSVTLLIKGHNAYGYLKAEKGVHRLVRISPFDASGRRHTSFVSCEVMPEFNEEIDIDIRNEDLKIDTYRSSGAGGQHVNTTDSAVRITHLPTGIVVTCQTERSQIKNRERAMKMLKAKLYQKKIEEQEQELAEIRGEQKEIGWGSQIRSYVFHPYSLVKDHRTNVEIGNVQAVMDGEIDPFIDAYLRSQLK
- a CDS encoding hypothetical protein (product_source=Hypo-rule applied; superfamily=81301), which gives rise to MWTISSEQLDFLRRFYYLLDTIEEGFSYILSSFDHIQYVERDQVMIDIIVAMKEIDSTRHLFDSLFPKDFSITEEMGMLDEMMEKLDFISFQPVHLEPFIKQELYPTYVKWKDLLQKKLKKYVTH
- a CDS encoding cell division transport system ATP-binding protein (product_source=KO:K09812; cath_funfam=3.40.50.300; cog=COG2884; ko=KO:K09812; pfam=PF00005; smart=SM00382; superfamily=52540; tigrfam=TIGR02673), whose translation is MIEMKDVYKTYPNGVLAINGISVKINQGEFVYIVGPSGSGKSTFIKMMYREEKPTKGSIVINGVSLENLKEQEVPFLRRKIGVVFQDFKLLPKLTVYENVAFALEVIGEPPRNIKKRVLDVLDLVQLKHKARFFPDELSGGEQQRVSIARSIVNNPSVVIADEPTGNLDPETSWGIMRLLEEINQRGTTILMATHNKEIVNTIRKRVIAIEDGKIVRDETRGEYGLYD
- a CDS encoding preprotein translocase subunit SecA (product_source=KO:K03070; cath_funfam=1.10.3060.10,3.10.450.50,3.40.50.300; cog=COG0653; ko=KO:K03070; pfam=PF01043,PF02810,PF07516,PF07517; smart=SM00957; superfamily=52540,81886) produces the protein MLGIFNKVFDFNKRTLNRYEKMADQINALGPEMEKLSDQELKGKTTEFVERLEKGETLDDLLIESYAVVREAARRVLGLYPYKVQLMGAIALHEGNIAEMKTGEGKTLTSTMPVYLNALTGKGVHVVTVNEYLATRDATEMGKVFEFLGLTVGLNLNGLSKEEKRKAYAADITYSTNNELGFDYLRDNMVLYKEDKVQRPLHFAVIDEVDSILIDEARTPLIISGQAAKSTKLYLQANVFVRTLKKDVDYTFDEKTKAVQLTEEGMTKAERAFNIENLFDLKNVTINHHISNALKAHAVMKRDVDYVVEDGQVVIVDQFTGRLMKGRRYSDGLHQAIEAKEGLEIQNESMTLATITFQNYFRMYEKLAGMTGTAKTEEEEFRNIYNMQVVVIPTNKPVIRDDRPDLIYRTMEGKFRAVVKDIEQRHMIGQPVLVGTVAVETSEYISSLLKKKGIPHNVLNAKNHAKEAEIIEQAGQKGAVTIATNMAGRGTDIKLGEGVKELGGLAVIGTERHESRRIDNQLRGRSGRQGDPGVTQFYLSMEDELMRRFGSESMMNMMDRLGMDDSQPIQSKMVSRAVESAQKRVEGNNFDARKQLLQYDEVLREQREVIYKQRDEVLESENLRAKVEEMMKETIDRVVASFTPEEELPEDWNLDGLVDWVKANILDEHTTFDASELKGKESDEIAEIIWEKAKARYDEKEEAFGEEKMREFERVIVLRAVDTKWMDHIDAMDQLRQGIHLRAYGQNDPLREYQMEGYAMFENMVASIQEDVTKFIMKAEIQHNLKRQEVAKGEAVQPKEGDAPAKKKPVRKKVNVGRNDPCPCGSGKKYKHCCGR
- a CDS encoding flagellar protein FliT (product_source=KO:K02423; cath_funfam=1.20.58.380; cog=COG1322; ko=KO:K02423; superfamily=103652), which encodes MDLLDKVIAITEELLMATNSMNKKERDDKIKQIDELLIERERLIKQLKPPYSDAEKEKGRHLMELNQKLEMKLEQIQREIKQDLLHLKSTKSSTNKYTNPYQVDTIDGMFYDKRK
- a CDS encoding putative sigma-54 modulation protein (product_source=KO:K05808; cath_funfam=3.30.160.100; cog=COG1544; ko=KO:K05808; pfam=PF02482,PF16321; superfamily=69754; tigrfam=TIGR00741) → MRNNVRGENIEVTPALREYVEKKLSKLERYFDNEVDATAHVNLKYYNDQESKIEVTIPMPYLVLRAEEHHEDMYAAIDLVTDKLERQIRKHKTKVNRKLREQQVDTKYLIHSGNGEADLQKEEDDELEVVRTKRFNLKPMDSEEAILQMNMLGHNFFVFTNAETNRTNVVYRRKDGKYGLIEPNE